A window of the Tripterygium wilfordii isolate XIE 37 chromosome 12, ASM1340144v1, whole genome shotgun sequence genome harbors these coding sequences:
- the LOC120010534 gene encoding zinc finger MYM-type protein 1-like, translating to MKKVHLFIEVAGGDINVINVMARRQPSTKRLKLFFPSLKRKMACVSQLVIIQLAQRDEIRWRYLKAGPFQPKLSKYLGTEVRDQHRRFQYAWYKQFSWLEYSLSKDKAYCFSCFIIETRSSYALVNEGFNNWKRFNNGEKCVFLVHVESVASSHNNCGCAFRGHDESPQSLNQGNFIEMLQMMAALNEDIAKVVLDNVPQNSKYTNPQIQKEILNILANKVRTMIREEIGYASFCILVDEAQDESKREQMAIVLRFVNRKGILIEHFFDRQFELSNILTKYNLHVHMMHGQGYDGASNMQGVWNGLQELFLKDCPYAYYVHCFAYRLQLALVAVAKEMPCIWQFFSHLTFVVNLVVSSPKRISELQYAQRDEIAIMLASGERQSGRGANQMSSLQRAGATRWSSHYDSARSLLEMYGASCKVLENLSKNGAFDSIRGETSGVYVAITTFEFIFVFHLIDKIMGITNVLCQALQHKSLDILNALRLISTMKTLLSKLRKDGWDTFFERVKLFCGQHDIDILDMGGCYRVRHSCQRQDPITVEHHYHFDVFNEVIDFQLMELNSIFNEKSIELLTLSSALDPMLTLPASTTSTERAFSAMKLVKTTLRNKTDDEFLADCMVLYIKRELVEKVNLDSVIDDFYSLKSRRAQLQ from the exons ATGAAG AAAGTTCATTTGTTTATTGAAGTTGCCGGCGGAGATATCAAC GTTATAAACGTAATGGCTCGTCGTCAACCATCAACTAAAAGACTAaaactcttttttccttctttaaaaagaaagatg GCTTGCGTATCCCAATTAGTGATTATCCAGTTAGCCCAACGAGATGAGATCAGATGGAGATATCTAAAAGCAGGGCCTTTTCAACCAAAACTTTCTAAGTATCTTGGGACAGAAGTTAGGGACCAGCATCGTCGATTTCAATATGCTTGGTACAAACAATTTTCATGGTTGGAGTATTCTCTTTCTAAGGATAAAGCATATTGTTTTTCGTGTTTCATCATTGAGACTAGAAGTAGCTATGCTTTAGTTAATGAAGGGTTCAACAATTGGAAGAGATTTAATAACGGTGAGAAATGTGTATTTCTTGTTCATGTCGAGAGTGTAGCCTCATCACATAACAATTGT GGATGTGCTTTTAGAGGTCATGATGAATCCCCTCAGTCATTAAATCaaggaaattttattgaaatgcTACAGATGATGGCTGCCTTAAATGAGGACATTGCAAAGGTTGTATTGGATAATGTCCCTCAGAATTCCAAATATACTAATCCACAAATACAAAAGGAAATTTTGAACATTCTTGCTAACAAAGTGAGAACGATGATTCGTGAGGAAATTGGGTATGCAAGTTTTTGTATTCTTGTTGATGAAGCGCAAGATGAATCTAAAAGAGAGCAAATGGCCATTGTGTTAAGATTTGTTAATCGCAAGGGCAttctaattgagcatttcttTGAT CGTCAGTTTGAGCTTTCTAATATTCTTACAAAGTACAATCTCCATGTTCACATGATGCATGGTCAAGGGTATGACGGTGCTAGTAATATGCAGGGTGTCTGGAATGGACTTCAAGAATTATTTCTCAAAGATTGTCCATATGCATATTATGTTCATTGTTTTGCCTATCGACTACAACTAGCATTAGTGGCAGTAGCCAAGGAGATGCCTTGCATTTGGCAATTCTTTTCACATCTTACTTTCGTCGTTAATCTTGTGGTTTCTTCTCCTAAACGCATTAGTGAGTTACAATATGCTCAAAGGGATGAGATTGCTATAATGTTGGCTAGTGGAGAAAGACAGTCTGGTAGAGGAGCTAATCAAATGAGTTCACTACAACGAGCTGGAGCTACTCGTTGGAGCTCTCACTATGACTCTGCTAGGAGCTTGCTAGAAATGTATGGTGCATCATGCAAAGTTCTTGAAAATCTCAGTAAGAATGGGGCATTTGACTCTATACGTGGGGAAACTAGTGGTGTTTATGTAGCAATTACGACATTTGAGTTCATATTTGTCTTTCATTTGATTGATAAAATCATGGGAATCACAAATGTACTTTGCCAAGCTCTACAACATAAATCTTTGGATATCTTAAATGCTTTGAGGTTGATTTCAACAATGAAAACTCTCCTTTCGAAATTAAGAAAAGATGGTTGGGATACATTTTTTGAGAGAGTGAAGTTATTTTGTGGCCAACATGACATTGATATTCTTGATATGGGTGGTTGTTATAGAGTGCGTCATTCTTGTCAACGACAAGATCCTATTACAGTTGAACACCATTATCACTTTGATGTCTTCAATGAGGTAATTGACTTTCAGTTGATGGAGTTAAATAGTATATTCAACGAGAAATCTATAGAACTTCTTACACTCAGCTCTGCTTTGGATCCAA TGTTAACTCTTCCTGCTTCGACGACGTCTACAGAAAGAGCATTTTCAGCTATGAAACTTGTTAAGACAACACTTCGCAACAAAACGGATGATGAATTTCTTGCAGATTGTATGGTTCTTTACATTAAACGAGAACTTGTAGAGAAAGTCAACTTAGATTCAGTAATAGATGATTtctattctttgaagtctcgtCGGGCACAACTTCAATAG